CGACAGCGATACCTTCAAGGTCTTCGCCTTCATGCCCGAAAACCTCGCCGCCAATGCCTCGGTGATGAAGGACCTGACTTCGCGTGGGGTGCGCATCGAAGACAAGACCCCGCTTCGCGCCGGCCGCGGCATCGATGGCCTGCAGGGGCAGATCTGGAGCGAGACCGTTCGCAGCGACGATCAGGTTGAATATATGCTGTTCCCGCGCGTGCTCGCGCTCGCCGAGCGCGGCTGGCACAAGGGCGATTGGGAGCCGGCATATCGGCCGGGCACCGCTTATGCCTTCGGTGACGGCAAGGTGAACGAGGCTGCCTTGCTGCAGGATTGGCGCAGCTTTGCAGCGCGCATGGGAGTCCACCAGACGTTCCTCGAAGCCGCCGGCATCGATTACCGGTTGGCACCTCCGGGCGGCCGCATCGAGGGCGGCATGCTGCAGGCGAACAGCGAATTTCCGGGCACCGCAATCGAATATCGCGAAGGTGATGGCGCCTGGCAGCCTTATACCGGCCCGGTCGCGGTCACCGGCTCCGTCGATCTGCGCACCCGCACGGCAAGCGGGCGGCGGGCGAGCCGCACGGTGACGTTGGGCAGGTAAGCCAAGATAGCTCCGGAAGGCCGCCTGCTTTCCCTCCCCCGGCAACGGGGGAGGGTTTTCGCGCATCAGGCGTGTTCGCGTGCCAACGCCTTCGCCCAGCCGGCCGCGCTCGGCGCCAGCAGGACGTGAAGGGCACCGGCGGGAGACCGGGTTACAGCGCGGACGCCGAGCTTAGCGAGGGCGGCTTCGTCGAGCCGGCCGGGCTCGGCGAGATCGATCAGCAGCCGGTTCGCGCGAACGACGAGGCGCTGAATGTTCGAGTCGCCGCCCAGCGCGGCAACTATGCTGGCGGATTCGTCGCGCGAGGCGGCAGCCGGGAGCGACTGGGCCGGCTCGGAACGGGGTTGGGGCGAGGCAATCGGCGCGGGTGCGGATACGCCGTCGCCGCTGCGCACGGCATCGCGGATCTCGCCGGCGACCTGGTCGGCGATCGGCCCGAGCACGACCTGGAGCGCGTTGCCGCCCGGGCGAACGATGCCCTTGGCGCCGAGCGCCCGCAGGCGAGGTTCGTCGATCTTCGCGGGATCGGCCAGTTCGAGCCGAAGCCGTGTCATGCAGGCATCGATCCGAACGAAATTGGCCGCGCCGCCAAGTGCACCGACGAAATTGCCGGCGCGGCTGGTGTCGCCGCCCTCGTTTGCGGTCTCCACCATCTCCTCCGTCTCGCGGCCGGGAGTCTTGAGGTCGAAGCGAACGATGCAGAAGCGGAAGATCGCATAGTAGATCGCGGAATAGGCAAGGCCGACCGGAATCAGCATCAGCGGCCGCGTCGACAGGCCGTAGCCGAGCACATAATCGAACAGGCCGGCCGAGAAGCCGAAGCCGAGCTTCACGCCCAGGGCGTTCATCAGCACGGCCGAAAGGCCGGTCAGCACCGCGTGCACGGCGTAGAGTGCCGGTGCAAGGAACATGAAGCTGAACTCGATCGGCTCGGTGATGCCGGTCAGGAAGGCGGTGAGCGCGAGCGAGAACAGCATGCCGCCGACCGCCTTACGGCGCTCCGGCCGCGCCGAGTGGTACATCGCCAGACAGGCGGCTGGGAGGCCGAACATCATCACCGGGAAATAGCCGGCCATGAACGCGCCGGCGGTCGGATCGCCGGCATAGAAGCGCTTCAGATCGCCGGTCACGCCGTTGTAATCGCCGATGATGAACCAGGCGAGATTGTTCAGAATGTGGTGCAACCCGGTGACGATCAGCAGCCGGTTGAGCGTGCCGTAGACGAACAGGCCGACGCTGCCCGCTTCGACCACCCAGCGGCTGAGCCCGTCGATGCCGCCGGCCAGCCAGGGGAAGCCGAGCCCGAACAGCAAGGCCCCGAACAGGCCTGCAAAGCCGGCGACGATCGGGACGAAGCGGCGCCCCGCGAAGAAGGCCAAATATTCGGGCAGGCTGATCGTCGCGAATCGATTGTAGAGCATGCCTCCGGCGATGCCGGAGAGAATGCCGGCCGGGATGCTGAGCTTCGCGAGCTGCGCGTTCTTGTAGGCGGCTGCAGCCATATCCTTGGCGGCCTGATCGGCAAAGGCGGCAACCGTCTCGGGCGGCACCTGAAGCAGGGCCTTGGCGCCTTCGGTGGTGACGAGGAAGGCGACGGCACCGGCAAGGCCGGCGGCGCCGTGATTTTCGCGGGCGAGGCCAACTGCGACTCCGATCGCGAAGAGCAGGCCGAGATGGGCGAAGATTGCCTCGCCGGCGCCGGCGACGAAGGCGATGTTGAGCAGATCGGGCTGGCCGAGGCGGAGCAGCATGCCCGCGGCCGGAAGCACTGCGATCGGCAGCATCAATGCGCGGCCGAGCGGCTGAAGGCGGTCGAGCCGGAAAGCGATCATGCCGAAGCTCCTGCAAGGCGAATGGTGGCGACCGGTTCGTCGGCGATGCGCCTGACGTCGGCGGTGGAGGTCTGGGCGAGGGCGCGCTCGGCGAGGGCGGTACATTCCGCCACGGTAATGCCGCGCAGGCGGGCCTTGATCGTCGGCACGTAGGCTGCGGTGACCGACAATTCGGTGAGGCCGAGCCCGACGAGCAGGCAGGCGCCAAGCGGATCGGAGGCGAGGCCGCCGCAGGCGCCGATCACGCGGCCGCGGCGTCGCGCCGCCTCTGCCGCGACCCCGATCAGGCGCAGCACCGCCGGGTGAAAGGCATCGACCTGGGCCGCGACCAGAGCGTTGGTGCGGTCCATCGCCAGCGTATACTGGGTAAGATCGTTGGTGCCGACCGAGAAGAAATCCGCTTCCGCGGCAAGCTGATCCACCAGCATCGCCGCCGCCGGGGTCTCTATCATGACGCCGAGCTCGAACGGCGCCGTCTCGCCGATCTCCGCGGCGACGGCGTGAGCCCGCTCCCGCACTTCGCGGAGCTCGTCGAGACCGCTCACCATCGGCACCATGATCCGGCAGCGGCCGGCGGGACGAACCCGCAAGATCGCGCGCAGCTGATCGTCGAGCAGGTCCGGGCGCCACAGGCTGGTACGCACGCCGCGCAGGCCCAGGGCCGGATTGTCCTCGTGCGGGATCGGCAGGAACGGGATCGGCTTGTCGCCGCCGACATCGAGCGTGCGAACGATCAGCGGCCGATCGCCGAGCGCATCGGCGATCGCCTGATAGACGGTGCGCTGCTCGTTCTCGCTTGGCGCAGCCTCGCGCTCGAGAAACAGGAATTCGGTACGCAGCAGGCCGCAGCCCTCGGCACCGACGGCGACCGCAGCAGCGGCTTCTTCGACCGAAGCGAGGTTCGCGAACAGTTCGATGCGGACACCGTCCGCGGTGCGGCAGTCCTGCTTGGCGGCGTCTTCGTCGCGGCGCCGTGTCTCGGCTGCGGCGGCGATGCGCGTTTCGGCAGCGGCGAGATCATCCGGCGTCGGATCGGCATCGATCCGTCCGGCCGCGGCGTCGAGGATGATCCGGGTGCCGTCGGGGATCCGGGCGAGACCATGACCGGCCGCTACCATGGTCGGCAGACCCGCCGCCGCGGCGAGCACCGCCACATGCGAGGTCGGTCCACCATCGGCCGTGCACAGACCGGCAATGCGGCCGGTCAGCGCGACGACGTCGGACGGAAGGATGCCTTCAGCCAGCACGATCGCATCAGCCGGAAAATCGGGCAGCGAAGCACGCTGCTCGCCGCCGATGACAGCGAGCACCTGCCTTTCGAGATCGAGCAGATCCTGAACTCGCTCCTGGAGAAGAGGATTGCCGGTCGCCTGCAGATCGGCGGCGACGCCCGCGAGTGCGCTACGCCAGGCAAAGCCGGCGCTTTCTCCCCGGGCGAGCCCCGCATGCGCGGCTTCGAGGATATCGTCGTCCTCGATCAGCTCGAGATGGGCGGTGGCGATTGCTGCTGCGGTCGCCTCGCGGCCGGCGCTCGCGGCGGCAAGATTCGCGCGCACCTCGGACAGGGCGGTATCGAGCGTACGGCGTTCCTCCGCCGCCCCCTTCCCCTCGCGCGCAACCTCCTGAACCGTCTTGCGAAGCTGCACGGCGGTTCCGATCACCAGACCTGGCACCGCGCAGACGCCGGAGATCCGGCCAGGCTCGGCGCCGGCAGAGGTGGCAGGGGCAGATGCCGGTTCCGAAGCCGCGCGCACCGGCGGCGAATGATCTTCGAGCGCGGGCAATTCGGTCTCGATCAGGGTCGCAAGCGCGCTCGCGGCGGCTTCGGCATCCGGGCCGGTTGCATGGATTTCGATCCGATCTCCCGCGCGGATGTCCAGGGCCATGACGGAGACAGGACTGCGCGCGCGCGCCTCGCCGTCTTTCGCGCGAAGCGTCACGTCGGCGTTGAAGGCCTTGGCGCCGGCCGCGATCCGCGCCGCGGGGCGGGCGTGGATGCCGTTAGGCAGGCTGACCAGCACGTCGCGCACGGCGCTCGAGCCCGCCTTCTCGGCGCCGTCACGGGCGCCCTCCTCGATCGCTTCGATCGTGCCGATGGGCGCGCCGGCCGCGACGAGACCTTGTGCCTCCACGGTGAAGCGGAACATCTCGCTGTTGGTGACGACGATCGGTGTCACCATGCTGCGGGCGTCCAACGCGATCGCGTCGATATCGAACGAGATCAACAGGTCGCCGGCGCGAACCTGTGCGTCCTTGCCGACGTGGGCGGTGAAGCCCTTGCCGCCGAGCCGTACCGTTTCCAGTCCGACGTGGATCAATACCTCGGCGCCGTTGGCGGCGCGCAGCGTCACGGCATGTCCCGTCTGGGCAATCAGCGTGATCGTGCCGTCGCACGGGGC
The nucleotide sequence above comes from Sphingosinicella sp. BN140058. Encoded proteins:
- the nagE gene encoding N-acetylglucosamine-specific PTS transporter subunit IIBC, whose amino-acid sequence is MIAFRLDRLQPLGRALMLPIAVLPAAGMLLRLGQPDLLNIAFVAGAGEAIFAHLGLLFAIGVAVGLARENHGAAGLAGAVAFLVTTEGAKALLQVPPETVAAFADQAAKDMAAAAYKNAQLAKLSIPAGILSGIAGGMLYNRFATISLPEYLAFFAGRRFVPIVAGFAGLFGALLFGLGFPWLAGGIDGLSRWVVEAGSVGLFVYGTLNRLLIVTGLHHILNNLAWFIIGDYNGVTGDLKRFYAGDPTAGAFMAGYFPVMMFGLPAACLAMYHSARPERRKAVGGMLFSLALTAFLTGITEPIEFSFMFLAPALYAVHAVLTGLSAVLMNALGVKLGFGFSAGLFDYVLGYGLSTRPLMLIPVGLAYSAIYYAIFRFCIVRFDLKTPGRETEEMVETANEGGDTSRAGNFVGALGGAANFVRIDACMTRLRLELADPAKIDEPRLRALGAKGIVRPGGNALQVVLGPIADQVAGEIRDAVRSGDGVSAPAPIASPQPRSEPAQSLPAAASRDESASIVAALGGDSNIQRLVVRANRLLIDLAEPGRLDEAALAKLGVRAVTRSPAGALHVLLAPSAAGWAKALAREHA
- the ptsP gene encoding phosphoenolpyruvate--protein phosphotransferase — encoded protein: MRNVVLLAPAKGWASGLDEVPDEVFAGRMMGDGMAIDPLAGEIVAPCDGTITLIAQTGHAVTLRAANGAEVLIHVGLETVRLGGKGFTAHVGKDAQVRAGDLLISFDIDAIALDARSMVTPIVVTNSEMFRFTVEAQGLVAAGAPIGTIEAIEEGARDGAEKAGSSAVRDVLVSLPNGIHARPAARIAAGAKAFNADVTLRAKDGEARARSPVSVMALDIRAGDRIEIHATGPDAEAAASALATLIETELPALEDHSPPVRAASEPASAPATSAGAEPGRISGVCAVPGLVIGTAVQLRKTVQEVAREGKGAAEERRTLDTALSEVRANLAAASAGREATAAAIATAHLELIEDDDILEAAHAGLARGESAGFAWRSALAGVAADLQATGNPLLQERVQDLLDLERQVLAVIGGEQRASLPDFPADAIVLAEGILPSDVVALTGRIAGLCTADGGPTSHVAVLAAAAGLPTMVAAGHGLARIPDGTRIILDAAAGRIDADPTPDDLAAAETRIAAAAETRRRDEDAAKQDCRTADGVRIELFANLASVEEAAAAVAVGAEGCGLLRTEFLFLEREAAPSENEQRTVYQAIADALGDRPLIVRTLDVGGDKPIPFLPIPHEDNPALGLRGVRTSLWRPDLLDDQLRAILRVRPAGRCRIMVPMVSGLDELREVRERAHAVAAEIGETAPFELGVMIETPAAAMLVDQLAAEADFFSVGTNDLTQYTLAMDRTNALVAAQVDAFHPAVLRLIGVAAEAARRRGRVIGACGGLASDPLGACLLVGLGLTELSVTAAYVPTIKARLRGITVAECTALAERALAQTSTADVRRIADEPVATIRLAGASA